In the genome of Devosia rhizoryzae, the window GAAACCCTTGGCGTATTCGGTGCCGGTCATGGGCAGGAGATCGCCCAGTTCGGTGGCATCGACCACGTAGGCGGCCGAACACACGATCTCGACGCCGCTGTCGCGGTGGCGCAATGTGATTGAGCGCACGGTGTCGCCGTTTACATCGGCGGCGACCGGGCGGTAGGGCTGCAACACGGTAAGCTTGCCGCCACCGCGCCAAGGGGCAAGCATCGCCTCGATCACGGCAACGCCGACACGCGGCTCGGCACACAGCCGGCTGACGAAACCGGCGCCGGGATTGAGATCGCCCCAGGGGCGGCTTTCAGCGGTCAGCGGGTAATGGTCGCGATAATATTGGCGGATGCCGGTGCGCAGCTGCCGATATGTCCGGGTAATACCGAACTGCTCGACCCAGGAATGCTCGTCGGGTGGCACGGCCTGGCTGGTCAGCTGTCCGCCGAGCCAGTCGAACTCCTCGCTCATGATGACGGTGCGGCCGGAGCGCAGAGCGCCCAGGGCCGCGGCGACGCCACCAAGTCCGCCGCCAACGATGAGAATATCTGCGTGAAGCTCTTTGGTCATGTGGTCCGATTGGTTCTGGTAGAAACAGGCCCGAGGGTGTCGCCCTCGAGCAATTCGCAGGGCAGCAACACCTGTTCGACAGGGGCGTCGTTCTCGACGCGGCGCACCAGCATCTCGGTGGCGGCACGGCCCATGGCCTCCCGCGGGATAGCGAAGGACGTGAAGCGCCGCCCCGGCTCTTCGGCGCGGATGTGGTTGCCCAGAACAACGATCGAGAGGTCATCGGGCACTGAAAGCCCGCGCTCGCGCGCTGCCGCTTCGACGCCGATGGCGTCGGCCAGTTCAGTGAAGAAGACGCAGGTTGCGCCAGATCGAAGGACGTCATCGAGCGTTTGCGCCGCCGCCCCACCAACCGAGAAGCGGGAATAAACCAGCGATGCATCGCCGAGTGCCGGCTGGAAGCCAGACCAGCGATCAGCGGTCGATTCCGCGCCCTGGTTGAGGCCGATAAAAGCAATTTTAGCGTGACCAAGCTGACGGGCCCGGCCGACCAGCGCACGCGTTGCAGTCACATATTCACCGCCGACATACGGCACCGGGCCGCCCGCATCGTCGCGTCGTCCAACGGCGACAAAGGGGAAATCACCCCCCACCAGCCTTGCCAGTTCTTCGCGGTCGAACTGCCGGCCAAGAATGATGCAGCCATCGGAGAGGCGAAGGCGAACATTCTCCCCGAAGATGCGCCGCTGTATGCCGGCGCCGGTCAGCAGCAGGAGATCATAGCCCAGCATCTGCGCCGCTTCCTCGATACCAAGAAGAAACGGAGTGAAAAAGTCCGCCTGCGCCGAGGGAAAGGCAGGCTCATAGGTGAAGACACCAAGGATGCGATTGAGCCCCTTGACCATGCGCCGCGCGACCGGATCGGCAACGTATCCGGTTTCCCGAATAACTTTTTGCACCCGCTCACGCGTGTCCGGCGGAATGCGGTTGGCATTCTCCGGTGAGCCGTTGAGCACAAACGATACCGTCGCCTGACTGACGCCAGCCAGCCGCGCAATGTCCTTCTGTGTCAAACGCTTTGCCGTTGCCAAAGCACCTCCCCCATTTGCTAATGCGTATTAGCGCTGATACGTATTAGCTTGGTAGTTGGGTTTTTGCAAGCGGGAGTTTGAAGATCAATTCGAGGCGGTCGCATCAATCATGGGCGCCAGCGTAGAAAGCAAATTGGCTGCTTTCGGCACACCCTCTGGCGGGCTGACCAAGCGTTGTTCTCTGTGAATGTTAAATCTTTAGGGACAATCCACGCAGATCGCCAACTTCAACATGACACCTTTCTCTCGTTAGGCGACAGAGGGAATGACCATGGGAATGGTGGAGCGGCTTAGAGGCTCGCTGGTTGCGAAGGTGTTCGGCGTAAGCTTCTTGGCTATCCACGTGCCCCTTCTTTCCCTCAGCCTTTATCTCGGCCTAGGACGTCCGGCAGACCCAATCTCGATCCTTGTCGTCGCGCTTATCGCCACGCTGCTTGGTTCGGTTCTGTCCTATCTTGCGATCTTCCAAATGGTCAGCCCGATAGATCGCCTTGTCAGGGCGGTAGACCGTTATCAGGAAGAAGGCATCGAGCCTTTCGTCGAGGTTCGCGGCAGCGACGGTGTGAAAAGGCTTGCGGAAAAGGTCTCAAGCCTGGTGCGAGCTCAAGAGCAGTCTTTGAGTGCCCTAAGAAGGCAGGCAAACAGCGATCCGCTCACGGGCCTCGGCAACCGTCGTTGGCTACAGAATGCTGTTTCGCTTGAGATCAGCCGTGCATTGCGACGCAATCAATGGGTTTGGGTTATCGCCTTCGATCTCGATCGATTCAAGGAAATCAACGATCGCTTCGGTCACGCGGCTGGCGATGAAGTGCTCATGATCGTTGCCGAAGTGACCCAGCGCCAGCTCAGGCCCTACGATCTCATAGCCAGGATCGGTGGAGAGGAGTTCTGCGTCGTCTCCGCGGATGCCAGCGATGATTTCGGCATCAAGGCGGCTGAACGTATCAGACAGGCGATCGAGGCGTGGCAACCTGCCCTGGGCGGAGTCGCCACGACAATCACGGCAAGTTTTGGCGTGTTTCGAGGTGATCCTGCCACCCATAGCTTCAACGAAATGCTGCGCTTGGCAGATGACAGGCTCTATTCAGCCAAAGCGAGAGGCAGAAACCAGGTGGTCGCTGCCTAAGCAGGGCTTGGCATCAACATATGCCTGAGCTGGAGCGATCTTTAGCCGGCCAGCTGAGTGGGGCGCATTTGCGTTCCCGAACGCGCATCAGGTCGGATGAGCTTGCGGATCGTCTTTGGTCGGATCTATGTCGCGCTCGAATCGATCAAGAGCGTCAGCGACCTTCATGGCGATGGTTGGATTGCCATCACTCTCAGACTTTGCGTGTTCGTATGCGGTAAGCTCGTCAACAGATATGCCAGCACGAGCGGCGAGATCATCGACGCTGATGCCGAGTTGCTCGCGACGGTCCCGATCTGATGCCGGCGAACGGTCGGTGATGTTGATGGTCATGGATCGCCTCTTTCTCTGCGAAGCTTGAACCACCAAAGATCGAGCTTCGTTCCGGACCACCTTTCGTCGGGAGGGACGCATACTGTGCGACTGCTATGCCGGCTCAGCACATCGTCACAGGTCCCGCGCTCCAATGAGATTACCGATCATGGCGGGGCACGACCTTGGATGGAT includes:
- a CDS encoding LacI family DNA-binding transcriptional regulator: MATAKRLTQKDIARLAGVSQATVSFVLNGSPENANRIPPDTRERVQKVIRETGYVADPVARRMVKGLNRILGVFTYEPAFPSAQADFFTPFLLGIEEAAQMLGYDLLLLTGAGIQRRIFGENVRLRLSDGCIILGRQFDREELARLVGGDFPFVAVGRRDDAGGPVPYVGGEYVTATRALVGRARQLGHAKIAFIGLNQGAESTADRWSGFQPALGDASLVYSRFSVGGAAAQTLDDVLRSGATCVFFTELADAIGVEAAARERGLSVPDDLSIVVLGNHIRAEEPGRRFTSFAIPREAMGRAATEMLVRRVENDAPVEQVLLPCELLEGDTLGPVSTRTNRTT
- a CDS encoding GGDEF domain-containing protein; translated protein: MTMGMVERLRGSLVAKVFGVSFLAIHVPLLSLSLYLGLGRPADPISILVVALIATLLGSVLSYLAIFQMVSPIDRLVRAVDRYQEEGIEPFVEVRGSDGVKRLAEKVSSLVRAQEQSLSALRRQANSDPLTGLGNRRWLQNAVSLEISRALRRNQWVWVIAFDLDRFKEINDRFGHAAGDEVLMIVAEVTQRQLRPYDLIARIGGEEFCVVSADASDDFGIKAAERIRQAIEAWQPALGGVATTITASFGVFRGDPATHSFNEMLRLADDRLYSAKARGRNQVVAA
- a CDS encoding helix-turn-helix domain-containing protein; the encoded protein is MTINITDRSPASDRDRREQLGISVDDLAARAGISVDELTAYEHAKSESDGNPTIAMKVADALDRFERDIDPTKDDPQAHPT